The following coding sequences are from one Anabaena sphaerica FACHB-251 window:
- a CDS encoding TonB-dependent receptor plug domain-containing protein translates to MNKSFFLPVSLLSLLVAFPAVADDNETKDNVINSHIPSLNEIQIPATNAKLLTQQPAANEVEPEIEPEEDLTPTNDADISIEAIGEKDALPESTPIYVIEKEEIQKQGATSVADVLKRMPGFAINDVGHGADIHTGTYYRGASINQSVFLINGRPINTNINNYHGSTDLNSIPVESIERVELYSGAASSLYGSSAFGGIVNIITKEGYSQPKLTGSIEFGSLSLNNQQITYAGSANKVKYNFSFERYFIDNRYRVPVGAANRDNEGFLFNADTAKSTYFGSIGLDLDAKNSLNLDVTTLSSRRGLIYFGFPLQRDRLDHDGLNIGLSWKTRLGKDNDSNLTTTIGYNQNYFSTYGPTGLGFYRTGVLDTKQISARVDHEWKLSQNNQLRWGIDLQNTNLKGDVLSTNPTLADKNEKEDRNVLNTALFAVNTWNISDALLVDLGLRQSFDSQFGSYFNPSVGLRYALNPVVAIRGSWAGAQRNPGLDQLYVFDTVHNWNPNPDLKPETGSTWTAGVDINLSSKLLAQFTYFGSSLDNRLGVISGRWENIGLVDTNGLEAALQLKIARDWSTFVNYTYTDAQIKTGTDKGLQLGLIPFSLLQSGIGYQKDGWQANLYLTYNSGTRRSVFANTAGGDKSTDFSPSFVNLDLSGRIPVSKNLGLTVYLENLLGEQYERVNRIYSPGFTFRLGLTTNI, encoded by the coding sequence ATGAATAAGAGTTTTTTTTTACCAGTTTCTTTACTAAGTTTACTGGTAGCTTTTCCTGCTGTAGCTGATGATAATGAAACTAAAGATAACGTCATAAATTCACATATTCCTAGTTTAAATGAAATCCAAATACCCGCCACAAATGCAAAATTATTAACTCAACAACCCGCAGCAAATGAAGTTGAGCCAGAAATTGAGCCAGAAGAAGATTTAACTCCTACAAATGATGCAGATATTTCCATAGAAGCAATTGGAGAAAAAGACGCTTTACCCGAATCTACACCAATTTATGTAATTGAAAAAGAAGAAATTCAAAAACAAGGTGCTACTAGCGTCGCTGATGTTTTAAAAAGAATGCCTGGTTTTGCTATCAATGATGTCGGACATGGTGCAGATATTCACACAGGTACATACTATCGTGGTGCATCTATTAATCAATCTGTTTTCTTGATTAACGGTAGACCTATAAACACAAATATCAACAATTATCACGGTAGCACAGATTTAAATAGCATTCCTGTAGAGTCAATTGAAAGAGTTGAATTATATAGCGGTGCTGCTTCCTCGTTATATGGTTCCTCAGCTTTTGGAGGAATTGTTAATATAATTACCAAAGAAGGTTATAGTCAGCCAAAATTAACTGGTAGTATAGAATTTGGCTCATTGAGTTTAAATAATCAACAGATAACTTATGCTGGTTCAGCTAATAAAGTAAAATATAACTTTAGCTTTGAAAGATATTTTATAGATAACCGTTACCGTGTTCCTGTTGGTGCTGCAAATCGTGATAACGAAGGTTTTTTATTCAATGCTGATACTGCAAAGAGTACCTATTTTGGTAGTATTGGTTTAGATTTAGATGCTAAAAATTCTTTGAATTTAGATGTTACTACACTTAGCAGTCGTCGGGGTTTAATTTATTTTGGGTTTCCTTTGCAAAGAGATAGATTAGACCATGATGGGTTGAATATTGGCTTATCTTGGAAAACTCGACTGGGTAAGGATAACGACTCAAATCTGACAACTACCATCGGTTATAACCAAAATTACTTTAGCACTTATGGACCAACAGGACTGGGATTTTACCGAACTGGAGTTTTAGATACTAAACAGATATCGGCCAGGGTTGATCACGAGTGGAAACTGAGTCAAAATAATCAATTGCGTTGGGGTATTGATTTACAGAATACTAACTTAAAGGGGGATGTTTTAAGTACAAACCCGACTCTTGCTGATAAAAATGAAAAGGAAGATAGAAATGTTTTAAATACGGCTTTATTTGCTGTTAATACATGGAATATTAGTGATGCTTTGCTAGTTGATTTAGGGTTAAGACAAAGCTTTGATAGCCAGTTTGGTAGTTATTTTAATCCTAGTGTTGGCTTACGTTATGCCCTTAATCCTGTAGTTGCAATTCGCGGAAGTTGGGCTGGAGCGCAACGCAATCCAGGTTTAGATCAATTATATGTTTTTGATACGGTTCATAATTGGAATCCCAACCCGGATTTAAAACCAGAAACTGGTTCAACTTGGACTGCGGGAGTGGATATTAATTTATCTAGTAAATTGCTGGCACAGTTTACTTATTTTGGCAGCAGTTTAGATAATCGGTTAGGAGTTATTAGTGGGAGATGGGAAAATATCGGCTTAGTAGATACCAATGGTTTAGAAGCTGCTTTGCAATTAAAAATAGCTCGTGATTGGTCTACTTTTGTTAACTATACTTATACAGATGCCCAAATCAAAACGGGAACAGATAAAGGGTTACAATTAGGTTTAATTCCTTTCTCTTTGTTGCAAAGTGGAATTGGTTATCAAAAGGATGGATGGCAAGCTAATTTGTATCTGACTTATAATAGTGGTACTCGTCGCTCTGTTTTTGCCAATACTGCTGGTGGTGATAAAAGTACAGATTTCTCGCCATCTTTTGTGAATTTAGATTTGAGTGGTCGAATTCCTGTAAGTAAAAATTTAGGACTGACTGTTTACTTAGAAAATTTACTGGGTGAACAATATGAACGAGTTAATCGGATTTATAGTCCTGGGTTTACTTTTCGGCTGGGTTTAACTACGAATATATAA
- a CDS encoding energy transducer TonB has protein sequence MGFSSVAVEQREKELKALKSFLLYSLICSLGLHIGILALGISKFLQRVPETKDQPIEITIIETVPQKVTKPQEIQKSQLKINSGGGGSLGGSNNNPKSSISAATAIRVTNPSLTPIVKQPQTRTIPEPAITPPTEKTTPIEKITPEPTTTQPIRKTTPIEKLTEKLETPATTQPTPDQTVIPNTKLSNNVEAPKSTTPVSVTSNNTSRSPLSGNTSSNLGNRLRNGFSKGTKNGDGNGTGNGVGNGQGNGTGNSGGNEVENKPKKEDTPVATAPKPPQENGSKLNRADCIRCDIKYPDRARRRGIEGKAEVAIDTDAHGNVTLVRLIRSSGDSELDEAAQQAAQEWKLKPTDAGRQGVRASVNFAIQGSQRHRKLQERRRETQREAAQKKPEKDASTPTPPSQPVKSDTNNQADESRTEEVAAPSSTTPPESNKNSENSN, from the coding sequence ATGGGGTTTTCCAGCGTCGCTGTAGAACAGCGAGAAAAAGAGCTAAAAGCACTGAAATCTTTTCTCCTCTACAGTCTCATTTGTTCATTAGGATTACATATTGGTATCCTAGCCTTAGGTATTAGTAAATTTCTACAAAGAGTTCCTGAAACCAAAGATCAACCAATTGAAATCACAATTATTGAAACAGTACCCCAAAAAGTAACCAAACCACAAGAAATTCAAAAATCCCAACTAAAGATAAATTCTGGTGGTGGTGGTAGTCTCGGTGGTAGTAATAATAACCCTAAAAGTTCTATTTCAGCAGCAACCGCCATCAGGGTGACTAACCCTTCTCTTACACCTATAGTCAAACAACCCCAGACGCGAACTATTCCTGAACCTGCGATAACACCACCTACAGAAAAAACTACCCCCATAGAAAAAATTACTCCTGAACCGACAACAACACAACCGATCAGAAAAACTACCCCCATAGAAAAATTAACTGAAAAATTAGAGACACCAGCAACTACTCAACCCACACCGGATCAAACTGTCATACCGAACACAAAACTTTCAAATAATGTTGAAGCGCCAAAGTCAACAACTCCAGTCAGTGTAACTTCTAACAATACTTCCAGAAGTCCACTTAGTGGAAATACTTCTAGTAATTTAGGTAATCGTTTAAGAAATGGCTTCAGTAAAGGTACTAAAAATGGCGACGGAAATGGGACTGGAAATGGCGTGGGTAACGGTCAGGGAAATGGGACTGGAAATAGTGGCGGTAATGAAGTTGAGAACAAACCAAAAAAAGAGGATACACCAGTAGCGACAGCACCAAAACCTCCTCAAGAAAATGGTTCAAAATTAAATCGAGCAGATTGTATTAGATGTGATATCAAATATCCAGATAGAGCGAGACGGCGGGGTATAGAAGGTAAAGCAGAAGTTGCTATTGATACAGATGCTCATGGTAATGTTACTCTTGTGCGGTTAATTCGTTCCAGTGGTGATAGCGAACTAGATGAAGCTGCTCAACAAGCAGCACAAGAATGGAAATTAAAACCTACAGATGCTGGTAGACAAGGAGTGCGAGCTTCAGTTAATTTTGCTATTCAAGGATCACAGCGTCACCGCAAACTTCAAGAACGACGAAGAGAAACACAGAGAGAAGCAGCACAGAAAAAACCTGAAAAAGATGCTTCTACCCCAACTCCCCCCAGTCAACCAGTCAAATCGGATACAAATAATCAGGCTGATGAAAGTAGAACTGAGGAAGTAGCTGCACCTTCTTCTACAACCCCTCCTGAGTCAAATAAGAATTCAGAAAATAGTAATTAA
- the petJ gene encoding cytochrome c6 PetJ, with product MKKIISVLLLGITIFTFAFSSPALAADAASGAKLFSANCASCHAGGKNLVNAAKSLKKEALEKYGLYSTEGIIAQVTNGKGAMPAFKDRLKAAQIEDVAAYVLEQAEAGWN from the coding sequence ATGAAAAAGATTATTTCTGTATTACTGCTAGGCATCACCATCTTCACCTTTGCCTTCAGTAGTCCAGCTTTAGCAGCAGATGCGGCTAGTGGCGCTAAACTATTTAGTGCTAATTGTGCTTCTTGTCATGCAGGTGGTAAAAATTTAGTCAATGCTGCTAAAAGCCTGAAAAAAGAAGCTTTGGAAAAGTACGGTCTGTACTCAACAGAAGGTATCATTGCTCAAGTTACAAATGGTAAAGGTGCTATGCCTGCCTTCAAGGATCGTTTAAAAGCAGCCCAAATTGAAGATGTAGCTGCTTACGTACTGGAACAAGCTGAAGCTGGCTGGAATTAA